In Pseudomonas sp. DNDY-54, a genomic segment contains:
- the secF gene encoding protein translocase subunit SecF produces MKRVINFMGVRHLAFALTVLLTIASLASLAVKGLNFGLDFTGGTLIELSYEQPVALDQVRSQLASSGYGDAVVQSFGATTDVLVRMPGDDPMLGERIADALRDGENAGVVTVKRVEFVGPAVGEELRDQGGLGMLLALGGILVYVAFRFQWKFGLGAVLSLFHDVILVLGVFSFFQISFDLTVLAAVLAVIGYSLNDTIVIFDRIRENFRMLRKAELMENINISTTQTLLRTLATSVSTLLAVGALMFFGGENLWGFSLALLIGVGAGTYSSVYVAGMLLVWLNLTRDDLIPPVVEEVDERP; encoded by the coding sequence ATGAAACGTGTAATAAATTTCATGGGCGTGCGCCATCTGGCGTTTGCCCTGACGGTACTGCTTACGATTGCCTCGCTCGCGAGTCTGGCGGTGAAAGGGCTGAATTTTGGCCTGGACTTCACTGGCGGCACACTCATCGAGCTGTCGTATGAGCAGCCGGTGGCGCTGGACCAGGTACGGAGCCAGCTCGCCAGCTCTGGATATGGCGATGCCGTGGTCCAAAGTTTTGGCGCAACCACAGACGTGCTAGTGAGAATGCCAGGCGACGACCCGATGCTGGGCGAGCGTATTGCCGACGCGCTTCGCGATGGTGAAAACGCTGGAGTAGTCACGGTTAAGCGCGTCGAATTCGTCGGTCCGGCAGTGGGCGAGGAGTTGCGCGATCAGGGTGGCCTCGGCATGTTGTTGGCGCTGGGTGGGATCCTGGTTTACGTGGCTTTTCGGTTCCAGTGGAAGTTCGGGCTCGGGGCGGTGTTGTCGCTGTTCCATGATGTGATCCTGGTGCTGGGCGTGTTCTCGTTTTTCCAGATCTCCTTCGATTTGACGGTGTTGGCCGCGGTGCTTGCGGTGATTGGTTACTCGCTGAATGACACCATCGTTATCTTCGATCGGATTCGCGAGAACTTCAGAATGCTTCGCAAGGCGGAGCTGATGGAGAACATCAATATTTCCACCACACAAACGCTGCTGCGTACGCTAGCGACGTCTGTATCGACGCTCTTGGCGGTAGGGGCGCTGATGTTCTTCGGAGGGGAAAACCTGTGGGGCTTTTCCTTGGCGTTGCTGATCGGTGTGGGTGCCGGCACCTATTCGTCGGTATACGTCGCGGGAATGTTGCTGGTATGGCTGAATCTCACGCGGGATGACCTCATTCCGCCCGTGGTTGAGGAGGTGGACGAGCGCCCCTGA
- the suhB gene encoding inositol-phosphate phosphatase, which translates to MQPMLNIALRAARSAGEMIVRSTERLDVISVSEKDARDYVSEIDRTAEQLIVTALRKAYPNHSILGEEGGLLEGSGEGKDYLWVIDPLDGTTNFLRGVPHYAVSVACKYRGRLEHAVVLDPVRQEEFTASRGRGAALNGRRLRVSARKSLEGALLGTGFPFRDGQMDNMDSYLNMFRSLVGQTAGLRRAGAASLDLAYVAAGRYDAFWEFGLSEWDMAAGALLIQEAGGLVSDFSGSHDFLQKGQIVAGNTKCFKAVLTAIQPHLTPSLKR; encoded by the coding sequence ATGCAGCCCATGCTGAATATCGCGCTGCGCGCCGCCCGTAGCGCTGGCGAAATGATTGTTCGTTCCACCGAGCGCCTGGACGTGATCTCGGTTAGCGAAAAGGATGCGCGCGATTACGTCTCTGAGATCGATCGCACCGCCGAACAACTTATCGTTACGGCGCTGCGCAAGGCTTATCCAAACCATTCCATTCTAGGCGAGGAAGGCGGCCTTTTAGAGGGTAGCGGCGAAGGCAAGGACTACCTTTGGGTAATCGACCCGCTGGATGGGACCACTAACTTCCTGCGCGGCGTCCCGCATTACGCGGTGAGCGTCGCCTGCAAATACCGTGGCCGCCTCGAGCATGCGGTTGTTCTCGATCCCGTTCGCCAAGAAGAATTCACCGCCAGCCGCGGCCGCGGCGCAGCGCTGAACGGGCGACGCCTGCGGGTTAGCGCACGTAAGAGCCTGGAAGGCGCCCTACTCGGCACCGGCTTCCCGTTCCGCGACGGACAGATGGACAACATGGACAGTTACCTGAACATGTTTCGCAGCCTTGTCGGGCAAACAGCAGGCCTTCGCCGCGCCGGTGCGGCCAGCCTGGACCTGGCCTATGTGGCGGCCGGTCGTTATGACGCCTTTTGGGAGTTCGGCCTTTCGGAATGGGACATGGCCGCTGGCGCGCTACTGATCCAGGAAGCAGGCGGTCTGGTCAGCGACTTCAGTGGCAGCCACGACTTTCTACAAAAGGGGCAGATCGTTGCCGGCAATACGAAATGCTTCAAAGCGGTCCTGACTGCGATCCAACCGCACCTGACACCGTCCTTGAAACGCTAG
- a CDS encoding glycine zipper 2TM domain-containing protein, whose protein sequence is MNKSMLVGSVLGAAIVTAGGAFATYTLVDRGPEFARVLAVEPVKETINTPREVCREVTVTRQKPVQDANRIAGTAVGAVVGGLLGNQVGGGNGKKIATVVGAVGGGYAGNQVQGRMQANDTYTATETRCNTVTDSQDKIVGYDVKYDLDGKVGQVRMDRDPGKEIPFRDGELVLTQQ, encoded by the coding sequence ATGAATAAGTCGATGCTGGTGGGTAGTGTTCTGGGTGCTGCAATCGTCACCGCTGGCGGTGCATTCGCCACCTACACGCTGGTTGATCGGGGACCCGAGTTCGCGCGGGTGTTAGCGGTGGAGCCGGTCAAGGAAACCATCAATACTCCTCGTGAGGTGTGCCGAGAGGTGACCGTTACTCGGCAAAAGCCAGTCCAGGACGCTAATCGAATTGCGGGTACGGCAGTCGGTGCGGTTGTTGGTGGCTTGCTCGGCAACCAGGTCGGCGGCGGTAACGGCAAGAAGATCGCAACCGTGGTTGGTGCGGTCGGTGGCGGATATGCGGGTAATCAGGTGCAGGGTCGTATGCAGGCGAACGATACCTACACAGCCACCGAGACCCGGTGCAATACGGTCACTGACAGCCAGGACAAGATCGTAGGCTATGACGTCAAATATGATTTGGATGGCAAGGTCGGTCAGGTGCGAATGGATCGTGATCCTGGCAAGGAGATCCCGTTTCGCGATGGCGAGCTGGTGCTTACGCAGCAGTAA